The following are encoded in a window of Bos indicus isolate NIAB-ARS_2022 breed Sahiwal x Tharparkar chromosome 7, NIAB-ARS_B.indTharparkar_mat_pri_1.0, whole genome shotgun sequence genomic DNA:
- the INSL3 gene encoding insulin-like 3, with amino-acid sequence MDRRPLTWALVLLGPALAIALGPAAAQEAPEKLCGHHFVRALVRLCGGPRWSSEEDGRPVAGGDRELLRWLEGQHLLHGLMASGDPVLVLAPQPLPQASRHHHHRRATAINPARHCCLSGCTRQDLLTLCPH; translated from the exons ATGGACCGTCGTCCGCTCACCTGGGCTCTGGTGCTGCTGGGCCCGGCCCTTGCAATCGCCCTCGGTCCTGCAGCCGCGCAGGAGGCGCCTGAGAAACTGTGTGGCCACCACTTCGTGCGCGCGCTCGTGCGGCTGTGCGGCGGACCGCGCTGGTCTTCCGAGGAGGACGGGCGACCTGTGGCTGGCGGCGACC GTGAGCTCCTACGGTGGCTGGAAGGACAACATCTCCTCCATGGGCTGATGGCCAGTGGGGACCCCGTGCTGGTACTGGCcccacagcccctgccccagGCTTCTCGCCATCACCACCACCGCCGAGCAACTGCCATCAACCCTGCCCGCCACTGCTGCCTCAGCGGCTGCACCCGGCAAGACCTGCTGACCCTCTGTCCCCACTGA